The genomic window TCGTTTCAGTGGATTAATGGTTTTGTGCAAAATCATAATTTACCATCCAGTTGATGCCGAACTGATCGGTACACATGCCAAACAAGGCATTCCAGAAAGTTTTTTCCAGGGGCATGGTTATCCTGCCGCCTTCGGAAAGTGCGGCAAAAAGACTTGTTGCTTCTTCTTCAGAATCAGTATTTACTGAAAGGGAAATATTATCACCAAAATTGGCTGTCTGACCAAACGTTTCGCTTGCATCGCTGCCCATCAGGGTAGTTTCTTTGCTGATCGGTAGTGAAACATGCATGATTTTCTCTTTCATGTCGTCGGGAACAGGCGAACCGGCGGGCATGTCTTTGAATCGTCCGATGTACGGAAACTCGCCGCCAAACACTGATTTGTAAAAATTGAAGGCTTCTTCGCAGTTTCCATTGAAGGTAAGATAAGGATTAATTGTAGTCATAAGAATTTGAGTTTGATGGTTAATAAACTAGTTGTATTGTAATCGTCAGGATTATGAATACCACAAACCTGAAAATGCCGGCCAAAAGTAGCTATATTGTTGATAATAGGGAAGAAAATTGAATTTTTTTGGCACAAACGAAATTCTATCATTTTGTTTTTAGGAAATGATAACTCGCCAAACAGTTATTAATAATGCCCCAGAACAGATAAAACCGTCACCACAGCCTCATTTTCGTCAATTTCATAAATGATCCGGTCTTTGCGGTTGAGCCGCCGCGACCAGAAACCTGACAATTCGTAACGCAATAGTTCAGGCTTTCCGGTTCCTGTTTTTGGGTATTCTTCAAGCTCATGAAAAATCGTTTCAACTTTTTGAATGGTTGATAGATCCCCGCTTGTGGAAATTTCAAGCAAATCCTTTTGAGCTGTTTCCTTTATTTTGATTTGATATCTTCCCATAAAGTTTCTGCTGTAACTGGAATGGAATTTTCAAATTTTGCCTTTTTGATTTTTGCAACAAATTCCGGGTCATAGGGACTAACGTCGGCCTTTTCGGTTTCAAAGGCAATCCCGAGTTCTTTGAGCAGTTGCTTGATCAGTTTCAATTTGCTACCTTCCGTCTGAATGATGATTGTTTCCATGGTGGTTGAAATTTTTTGCAAAAATAGATAACGATCAGGATCTTCAAATCTTATTATTATCGACTTCAGGTTTCTTAAGCTTTGATTAACCTTGACCTTTTTTAATCAACCGCATATAGTCGATGATGTGGCTTATTTTTCATTTGCTTGCCATAATGAAAAATTATACCCTTGCTCTACAATTTAATAATTTACATCATGAGCCTGTAAATTGCTCATTCACAGCAGAAACTAATCGAAAGAAAAAAAATCAAAAAAAAAGCACTCAAAATTAGTTTTTCCTATAAAGAAGTATCATCAACAAGTTCATTTTTAACAGGATCATAATCTGCAAAGGATCAGAAATTTGATGACAGGCCTAGGATGCAGAAGAAATTTTATTGAAGGCCATCCGGTTGAAGGGAATAAACTATTTTTACCCCTTGAATCATTTTCCGTGAACGTGATGCAGTTGTTTCGTCTGAAAATAAGTCAATTGTTGCCTGGCATGAATACGATGACATCAGCACTTTTTGTTCTGGCATCCCTGAACTTTACCTTTGTGAGCATGTTGCAGTCACAAAACCCTTATCAGGTGGTGTCGTTTGGCAAAGATGTACATGCAGGTGGAAATCAAAACTGGGGGATCAGTCTCAATGAGCGGGGAGAGGTTTTTATAGCCAACAATGCCGGGCTTGTTGTCATGGATGGCTCACGAGTTATGCTTTTTAAGCTCCCTTCTGAAACCATTATCCGTTCAGTGGCTTGTGTGGGTGAAAAGGTCTTTGCCGGTTCGTTTGAGGAATTTGGCTATTGGCAATCCGGAGAAGATGGTCGTTGGCAGTACAGGTCGTTGCTCCCCTTGCTAAAAGACATCAAACTCAACAATGATGAGTTTTGGAAAATAATCAGTCATAATAACCTCGTTTATTTTCAAAGTTTTGGAAATATTTTATGCTTTGATGGAAATTCAATTGAGTCGATCAAATTGCCTGATGCCGTTCTTTTTCTCCTGAAAGCCGGGGATCACCTTTTTACACAAGTCATCAACGGGTCACTTTACGAATTGATTGGCAAAGAATTGAAAAGGATTGAAAATAGTGAGATTTTCAGTGATACCGAAATAAAATCCATCCTGCCCCTTTCTGATGGAAAACTATTAATTGGCACAAGTTCGAAGGGACTTTTCAAATACAGTGACGGACTGTTTTCGGAATGGTACACAGAGGCTTCCGTTGAACTCAAAACCAACCAGTTAAACAATGGCGCTTTACTCGGTGATCTTCTCGTTTTTGGCACTTTACTTAAAGGGGTTTACATCATTGACCAATCAGGAAAATTAAAACATCACCTGCATAGCGGCAATTCGATTCAGAACAACACTATACTTTCATTACATGCCGGAGTAGATGGCAACTTATGGGTGGGCATGGACAAAGGTGTTGATTACGTTTGGTTTAACGCGCCTATTGAAGTATACAATGATGCTGAAGAAGGACTTGGTGCTGTTTATTCGGCCTGTCTTTTTCAAAACCGGCTCTTCCTTGGAACCAACCAGGGTGTTTATTATTATGAACTTCAACCTGACGGGGGATTATCGGCAAAAAGATTCATCGCTGATTCACAGGGACAGGTTTGGTTTTTAAAGGAGATTGATAACAATCTCTATTGTGGCTCCAATAATGGAACTTTCGTTTTAGCGGGCGATTTCATGCTGGAAGTTAGTGCTGTTAGTGGAGGATACAATTTGAGTGAGATTAGCATAAACGACACAGATTATTTGCTGCAAAGCACTTACAACAGCCTGGTACTTTTTAGTAAGCAGGACCACCTATGGAAACAATCAGCCACTATTGAAGGGTTTACCGCACCGGCAAGATTTCTCGAAGTGGATTATCTTGGCAATGTGCTACTGGGTCATTCCATTAATGGGCTTTATCTACTTCAGCCATCTCCGGGTTACCAATCCATTGAACAATTCCGAAAGCTTGATTCAAATGACGGCCTTCAGGTAAACACCAACAGGTTGTTCAGGGTAGATAACCGGATTTTAATTCCCGGTAAAAATAAGTTGCTTCAATGGAATGCTATCGAAGGAAGGGTTTCACCTTTCGAAGAGTTAAATGAACAGTTGGCTGAATTTTGTGCTGTTAAAACTATTGTTCCTGTTTTTGGCGACAAGTATTGGTTTGTAAGGGAAAGTGCAATTGGGATGTTTGAAATCCGGTTTCGCTCGGCCAAATTGCTATACCGGATTATTCCTGAAATGTTCGGGCTTGATCTTGTCGAAAATTACGAAAATATTGTCGCCCTGAACGACAGCCTGCATCTGATTTGTCTTGAAGAAGGGTTTGCGTTGTTAAACATTTACAAACTCAATCAACAGGAAGAGATCAATAAACCCCCAACTATCAGGCTGGCAGGTTTCAGTAACGAGTTATCAGAACAACAATTCATTGGTGTAGGTGAGTCAAACAAAGTAAGTAACCGTTTCAATAACTTTTTCATTTCCTTTTCATCACAAGAGCCGGTTGGCAGGAAAAAATATTATCAATATAAATTGGATGGAATAGATGATGGATGGAGCGACTGGTCAGGAAATACCGAAGTAAAATACTCGAGGCTTCCTCCCGGGCAGTACTTATTTAACGTTCGTACACTCACCGCAAAAGGTCTGGTAACCCCATCTGCAACTGTCAGTTTTACCATAAATCGTCCCTGGTTTCTGTCTTTTTTTGCAATTATCATCGACGCTTTACTGATCATTGGATTTGTTTCACTGATTATCATTTTTTACAAAAAGCGCAAATGGAAGCAAAAGGAGCTGGATTTAAAAAGGGAGAATGAGAAGATACGTCAGCAGAAAGATCAGGCATTGGCTGAAAACATCAAATTATCAAATGAGAAACTTCAGGCGGAGGTTTCACTGAAAAACCTTCAATTGGCCAAAAACACCATGGCAATTATCCGCAAGAATGAAGCACTCATCGAGATTAAAGATGAACTCGAGAAGCAAAAAGATGAATTGGGTTACCGACTTCCGGCAAAGTACTATGAAAACATGCATCACCTGATCGAGCGCAATATATCACAAGACCACGATTGGCAAATATTTGAACAACTTTTCGACCAGGCACATGAGAACTTCTTTCAGCGGTTGAAAGCAGTTTACCCTGACCTAACCACCAGTGACCTCCGGCTATGTGCCTACCTGCGGATTAACCTCTCATCAAAAGAGATTGCTCCTTTGCTCAACATTACCACGAGGGGAGTAGAGGAGAAGCGATATCGCCTTCGTAAACGGTTAAACCTGGCTGCCGAGCAAAGCCTTGCCGAAT from Bacteroidales bacterium includes these protein-coding regions:
- a CDS encoding Txe/YoeB family addiction module toxin, with protein sequence MGRYQIKIKETAQKDLLEISTSGDLSTIQKVETIFHELEEYPKTGTGKPELLRYELSGFWSRRLNRKDRIIYEIDENEAVVTVLSVLGHY
- a CDS encoding VOC family protein; amino-acid sequence: MTTINPYLTFNGNCEEAFNFYKSVFGGEFPYIGRFKDMPAGSPVPDDMKEKIMHVSLPISKETTLMGSDASETFGQTANFGDNISLSVNTDSEEEATSLFAALSEGGRITMPLEKTFWNALFGMCTDQFGINWMVNYDFAQNH